Genomic DNA from Bryobacter aggregatus MPL3:
CGAAGATCAAACCTGGGCACCACGGAACTTCTCAACTCGCAACTGCCTTGTGGCGCCTGGTCCAATTGCCCGGTTACCGCCATCCCGAATGCATACGCCACCGGACTCGCCCTCCTCGCCCTCGCGCACTGCAAGCCGAGTGAGCGAAGCGAAGAAGCCGCATCGCAAGGCTTCAAGTGGCTAGAGCAGACGAGAGGACGCGAAAGTCATTGGCTATGGCAATGGAAGTTCCGGTTATTCGACCGCAAAGTGCGCTTTGATCCCGGCAAGTCCGGCTGGCCATGGGTAGAGAACACCGTGAGTTGGGTCGCCCCCACGGCCCTTGTGCTTCTCGCCTACGCCGCCTGGGGTAAGTCATCAAACCGTATTTCCTCCGCGATCGCGATGCTGCAGGACAGGGCCTGCCCGTCCGGCGGATGGAACGCGGGCAACGGCCACGCCTTTGGCGTCGACCTAGATCCGCACCCTGACTTCACAGCCATGGCAGTCTGCGCCCTGCGAGCGCATGGGCAGTTAGATTCCCGCAAGGCCGCCCAATATCTTGAGCGTCGGCTGCAATCGTGCCCTTCGACTTATTCATTGGCGTGGGGTGTCCTTGCCTTGGCAAATCTCCTGGAGATCAGTGCCACCTCAGTTCGGGAATCACTGCGGCGAATGGCCGATGCGCAAGCCAGCACAATGAACACAACGGCGCTGGCGCTCACGCTTCTTGCCCTGGAAACACCGGTC
This window encodes:
- a CDS encoding terpene cyclase/mutase family protein — protein: MALRRIALRRSNLGTTELLNSQLPCGAWSNCPVTAIPNAYATGLALLALAHCKPSERSEEAASQGFKWLEQTRGRESHWLWQWKFRLFDRKVRFDPGKSGWPWVENTVSWVAPTALVLLAYAAWGKSSNRISSAIAMLQDRACPSGGWNAGNGHAFGVDLDPHPDFTAMAVCALRAHGQLDSRKAAQYLERRLQSCPSTYSLAWGVLALANLLEISATSVRESLRRMADAQASTMNTTALALTLLALETPVFRFGRRA